Proteins from a single region of Pleurocapsa minor HA4230-MV1:
- a CDS encoding DUF29 domain-containing protein: MAKVKYEEDYYLWTQTMVENLKNKDYLKVDWDNLIEEIDDMGKSQKRAVESLLLRLTEHLLKLKYWETEKERNKKHWQSEVVNFRVLLRKRLKESPSLKANLAEMYVEILLDSKRSVGKLFDLPETIDLSLTQVLDEDWFPD, encoded by the coding sequence ATGGCTAAAGTGAAATATGAAGAAGACTATTATTTGTGGACTCAAACAATGGTTGAAAATCTCAAAAATAAAGATTATTTAAAGGTAGATTGGGATAACCTAATTGAAGAAATTGATGATATGGGCAAAAGTCAAAAGCGGGCTGTAGAGAGCTTATTACTGCGTTTGACTGAACATCTATTAAAGCTCAAATATTGGGAAACAGAGAAAGAAAGAAACAAAAAGCATTGGCAATCAGAAGTAGTTAACTTTCGGGTCTTACTTCGTAAAAGGCTGAAGGAATCTCCTAGTTTAAAAGCAAATTTAGCTGAAATGTATGTAGAGATTTTACTTGATTCAAAGCGCTCGGTCGGTAAATTATTTGATTTACCAGAAACAATCGACCTGAGCTTAACACAAGTTTTAGATGAAGATTGGTTTCCCGATTAA